The Flavobacteriaceae bacterium 3519-10 genome includes a window with the following:
- a CDS encoding protein containing immunoglobulin-like domain, translated as METQTHMIKKITFYRKSWILMLMFLSLTFADAATYYSRQSGNWNANTTWSTSSNGAALGVNVVLLATDSFVIEAGNVVTVTATTSCASVGFSGTNATLTVNSILTVNGALTVYSGSSNDSSALITGSGILNVTNIFIGTDVNLTATKTTILTSQINKINAGQNIEIYNNSNTSSLIRRFNNAKFELGNGIVDINGQIKTINEHGSNNSTFTLASGNQSGTLLLGNASPFAFSSTGENTLNLNGTTSTVNYDGADQNVYGSTYRNLITSGSGIKSLAGPITVNKDLYISNGTKLIDFEYQIVGNDAGGILTVEDNAMLVLGKGFDYPTPVPPLDLTHNSKVTYFPTLYKKANIKLNEGSIVQYIDWITTGPTQFISTEPDYYHLESQFPGKKTVQSGVLNINGNFSTGSHVDLSTYSPTVNLKGDFFPGATPATVSMTNTTFNIGGNFINDISSGGSLIPGTGTVVFNGAGAQSISGTGFVPTAFYKLNVNNTGGGVSLGIIGTNDDVTVTNTLTLTRGILTTSTTNLLNVTNTAVAAITGGSSASFINGPVKWTTAINAEYRFPVGKGSTHLPFALKTNSTSATPSQVEAFTGSTAGSPNFLIPTVPKTIGSISTTEYWSLSGGTYTASTISLSRPSAISPFDVIAGSGTVNGTYDGLGGTVGDTGITNSSVIGNYRFFTLARKNGIRIDNMSATSLCAGYPIEVPFKITHSYIEENVFKAQLSDASGSFATSTEIGQKKLTLTGVTDALSRSTITSVIPANTPAGSKYRIRVVSSVPAVMGEDNGVDLTVTSTPAPTGPPSQIFCSNQNPTVSNLSATGTVIKWYAAASGGSPLPTTTVLVNGTKYYASQTLNGCESVGRFEVTATVHSLPAVPGVITGSANQCAGNTGQVYSIAPVANATGYTWTVPTGWSITGGLNTTSITVTVGTNAGNISVNAVNSCGTGYASGEGSGYKYITVSPPTVAGTVTPANTVVCGTSNSTNLNLSGNVGAIVRWESSLDNFSGGTITAIANTGSPFTAQNVTVDKYYRAVIQSGGCTLLYSNSAKITHLDNVATPGAISGSDTQCAGSTQIFSVDPVANGTSYTWTVNTASGWSILSGQGTNSITVKIGTSSANVSVNATNSCSTGYGPYKWVTVTPNLPASVSISANSGTTICAGSQVTFTATPINGGTAPSFQWKVNGSNVGSNSATFTTTALASGDKVTAVLTSNAGPCATGSPATSNELVMSVNPRLTASVSIAASANNICAGSTVTFTATPTNGGTSPTYQWRKGGTNITGAINATYTTTSLANNDAITVVMTSNATSCLAGSPTISNAITMVVNPNLPASVRIGATATTICSGANVTFTVTPTNGGLAPSYQWKVNGNPVGANSATFASSTLVNGDEVTVTLTSNATPCLTGSPVTSNAITMVVNPANTVTLSSLPNTDNQQICAATAISPITYETTGANGIANNGVSTGVNGLPAGVTALWNNNKITISGTPTVTGTFNYSIPLSGGCGDKKATGVIKVGLTSVYSASGWSSEGIPQNNGLSVRFYSDYNTSAGSVYACDCTVSASKKLTIAPNTSLTVVNNFTNNGSVLVQSEGNLVQINNTPSPANSGNIISEREFKIGADRVQYNYLGTPVAFESGQSFKTVFPGTTNGTVLYHNQTTNTFSTSSGANVPGRGSAVKEPPVTTVLTDGKTTAQFKGTPQNGEITLAVANKNIDVTTFGYNLMGNPYASNIDLRKLYDINGGKTDGVQVESPNISPTFYFWDNNKNTIFQQQGSSYGGQSYAIFNVLTGPEGTGTAAGSLNNGTVVGAKRPTKIVKVGQGFMTRSLQTAYNFKFDNSIRTAEGSAVDFLGKTATSIPTDRYWLQMTAPSGITSTIAIVHYGGGNDAFGAEDSRTMGGSDALFSMVGTEKSAINGRTSFGDTDKIPLGSSHFVSGNYRIKIDTTEGIFANGQNIYLKDKQTGIVTNLSEGDYTFAANAGESTGRFEIIYKPEAVLATDSAVKEELQVYRDGTNFVVKAQRTNIDDVEVYDLSGRLLQKLKPKSTTAVIDSGLMVNGVYVLKINHNDKITVKKVIK; from the coding sequence TTGGAAACACAAACACACATGATAAAAAAAATTACTTTCTATAGAAAAAGCTGGATATTGATGCTGATGTTTTTGTCTTTAACATTTGCTGATGCAGCTACTTATTATTCTCGACAAAGCGGGAATTGGAATGCTAATACCACCTGGTCAACTTCGAGTAATGGTGCGGCACTGGGTGTTAATGTTGTACTTTTGGCGACAGATTCTTTTGTCATTGAGGCTGGAAATGTTGTGACAGTCACGGCTACTACCTCGTGCGCCTCGGTGGGATTTTCGGGTACTAACGCTACATTGACGGTAAATTCTATACTGACGGTTAATGGAGCTCTTACGGTATATTCTGGTTCGTCAAATGATTCTTCTGCACTGATAACAGGCTCAGGAATTTTAAATGTTACGAATATTTTCATAGGTACGGATGTCAATCTAACCGCGACAAAAACAACAATATTAACTTCTCAGATAAATAAAATTAATGCTGGTCAAAACATCGAGATTTATAATAATAGTAATACATCATCTTTAATTCGACGATTTAATAACGCAAAATTTGAGTTAGGAAATGGTATAGTCGACATCAATGGACAAATTAAAACCATCAACGAACATGGCTCGAATAATTCTACGTTCACATTGGCCTCAGGTAATCAAAGTGGTACTCTTTTATTAGGAAATGCAAGTCCATTTGCATTTAGTTCTACGGGGGAAAATACTTTAAACCTTAATGGAACTACTAGTACGGTAAACTATGACGGCGCAGACCAGAATGTTTATGGCAGCACCTATAGAAATTTAATTACCTCAGGGAGCGGGATTAAATCATTAGCTGGCCCCATAACAGTGAATAAAGACCTGTATATCAGCAATGGCACTAAATTGATTGATTTTGAGTACCAAATTGTAGGGAACGATGCGGGAGGCATACTTACTGTCGAAGACAACGCAATGCTGGTTTTAGGGAAAGGTTTTGACTATCCCACTCCCGTTCCGCCTCTGGACTTAACTCATAATAGTAAAGTAACATATTTCCCCACACTGTATAAAAAAGCTAATATAAAATTAAATGAGGGAAGTATTGTCCAGTACATTGATTGGATTACAACCGGTCCTACCCAATTTATTTCTACGGAGCCAGATTATTATCACCTGGAATCACAATTTCCCGGAAAAAAAACTGTGCAAAGTGGTGTTTTAAATATTAATGGTAATTTTTCGACAGGCTCCCACGTGGACCTCAGTACTTATAGTCCAACCGTCAATCTAAAAGGTGATTTTTTTCCGGGGGCTACGCCAGCAACTGTATCAATGACTAACACAACCTTTAACATCGGAGGAAATTTTATTAATGATATCTCCAGTGGAGGAAGTCTCATACCGGGTACAGGAACTGTTGTTTTCAATGGTGCCGGTGCACAATCTATCAGTGGAACGGGTTTTGTCCCTACCGCGTTTTATAAACTGAACGTCAATAATACCGGCGGTGGTGTTTCCCTTGGTATCATTGGAACCAATGATGATGTTACCGTAACAAATACCCTAACATTGACCCGGGGGATTCTTACCACCTCCACCACCAATTTGTTAAATGTTACTAATACTGCAGTAGCAGCTATTACAGGAGGTTCTTCCGCATCGTTCATCAATGGCCCTGTTAAATGGACGACTGCTATAAATGCAGAGTATAGATTTCCGGTGGGTAAAGGCAGCACCCATTTGCCATTTGCTTTAAAAACAAACTCAACCTCTGCAACACCTTCGCAGGTGGAAGCTTTTACAGGCAGCACTGCAGGCTCTCCAAACTTTTTAATTCCGACAGTACCTAAAACCATAGGTAGTATCAGTACGACAGAGTATTGGTCGTTATCAGGCGGTACTTACACTGCCAGTACGATTTCCTTATCAAGGCCGTCTGCAATATCACCTTTTGATGTGATAGCAGGTAGCGGTACTGTCAACGGAACGTATGATGGATTAGGTGGGACAGTCGGCGACACAGGTATTACAAACTCCAGTGTGATAGGGAATTATAGATTTTTTACATTGGCGAGAAAAAATGGTATACGCATCGATAATATGTCGGCAACCTCTTTATGTGCGGGCTATCCCATTGAAGTACCTTTTAAGATTACTCATTCGTACATTGAGGAAAATGTTTTTAAAGCTCAGTTGTCCGATGCTTCGGGAAGTTTTGCAACTTCAACTGAGATCGGACAGAAAAAACTGACACTGACGGGAGTAACTGATGCACTATCCCGCAGCACTATTACTTCAGTGATCCCTGCGAATACACCCGCAGGGTCCAAATATCGAATACGCGTTGTCAGCAGTGTTCCTGCAGTTATGGGAGAAGATAATGGTGTAGACCTCACGGTTACAAGTACGCCGGCGCCCACAGGACCGCCATCTCAAATATTTTGTTCCAATCAAAATCCAACTGTAAGCAACCTGTCTGCTACCGGAACAGTAATAAAATGGTATGCGGCCGCAAGTGGCGGAAGTCCGTTGCCCACAACAACAGTATTGGTCAACGGAACGAAATATTATGCATCTCAAACACTGAACGGATGTGAAAGCGTGGGGCGTTTTGAGGTGACAGCGACTGTCCATTCCTTGCCTGCGGTTCCTGGTGTAATAACAGGATCGGCTAACCAATGTGCCGGCAATACCGGGCAGGTCTACAGTATTGCACCGGTTGCTAATGCAACAGGCTATACCTGGACTGTTCCTACGGGCTGGAGCATTACCGGTGGGTTGAATACCACTTCCATTACCGTGACTGTTGGCACCAACGCCGGGAATATTTCCGTGAATGCAGTTAACAGTTGCGGTACCGGATATGCAAGCGGTGAAGGAAGTGGTTATAAATATATTACCGTATCGCCGCCCACGGTAGCCGGAACAGTTACACCAGCCAATACTGTGGTTTGCGGTACTTCGAACAGCACGAATTTAAATCTGAGCGGAAACGTTGGCGCAATCGTACGATGGGAATCTTCTCTGGATAATTTTTCCGGAGGAACTATTACCGCTATTGCCAATACCGGGAGTCCGTTCACCGCGCAAAATGTAACTGTTGATAAGTATTACCGCGCGGTAATTCAGAGTGGAGGTTGTACTTTACTGTACAGCAATTCCGCTAAGATCACCCATCTTGATAATGTTGCAACTCCCGGTGCGATATCGGGCAGTGATACGCAATGTGCGGGAAGCACGCAAATATTTTCGGTGGATCCGGTTGCTAATGGCACCAGCTACACCTGGACTGTAAATACAGCCTCTGGGTGGTCGATACTGAGTGGACAGGGAACCAATTCTATCACGGTGAAGATTGGAACCAGCAGTGCGAACGTATCTGTAAATGCAACCAACAGCTGCAGTACAGGATACGGTCCTTATAAATGGGTTACAGTAACTCCTAATTTACCTGCAAGTGTCAGTATTTCCGCCAACTCGGGAACCACAATCTGTGCTGGAAGTCAGGTGACTTTTACGGCAACTCCAATTAATGGCGGAACAGCACCGAGCTTCCAATGGAAAGTGAACGGCAGCAACGTTGGTTCCAACAGTGCGACTTTTACTACCACGGCTTTAGCAAGTGGTGATAAAGTAACGGCAGTACTTACTTCAAATGCTGGCCCGTGTGCAACCGGTTCACCCGCCACTTCCAATGAGCTGGTCATGAGCGTTAATCCGAGGCTGACCGCCAGTGTAAGTATTGCAGCTAGTGCTAACAATATTTGTGCAGGAAGTACGGTTACTTTTACGGCAACACCAACGAATGGCGGTACCTCACCAACTTACCAATGGAGAAAAGGAGGCACAAACATTACAGGTGCTATCAATGCAACCTATACAACTACCTCGTTAGCCAATAATGATGCTATTACAGTAGTAATGACATCCAATGCGACGTCCTGTTTAGCCGGTTCACCCACTATCTCCAATGCAATTACCATGGTTGTTAATCCAAACTTGCCTGCAAGTGTACGTATTGGAGCGACAGCAACAACGATTTGTTCAGGTGCGAATGTGACTTTCACAGTGACTCCTACAAACGGTGGTTTAGCTCCATCTTATCAATGGAAAGTCAACGGAAATCCTGTTGGAGCGAACAGTGCTACTTTTGCATCATCTACATTAGTTAATGGTGATGAAGTAACGGTAACACTGACTTCAAATGCGACACCATGTTTGACGGGTTCACCCGTGACTTCCAATGCAATTACCATGGTTGTCAACCCAGCCAACACTGTTACTTTAAGTTCATTACCAAATACCGATAATCAGCAGATTTGTGCTGCTACAGCAATTTCTCCGATAACCTACGAAACGACGGGTGCAAACGGCATTGCAAACAATGGTGTTTCAACCGGAGTGAACGGTTTACCAGCGGGAGTAACCGCGCTGTGGAATAATAATAAGATTACCATCAGCGGAACCCCAACCGTAACTGGAACTTTTAATTACAGTATTCCCCTATCAGGAGGATGTGGGGATAAAAAGGCGACAGGAGTTATTAAAGTGGGATTAACTTCAGTTTATAGTGCAAGCGGATGGAGTAGTGAGGGGATTCCTCAAAATAACGGTCTGAGTGTCAGATTCTACAGTGATTACAATACCTCCGCAGGTTCGGTTTACGCGTGCGACTGTACTGTAAGTGCATCGAAAAAACTCACTATTGCTCCCAATACCTCACTAACTGTAGTGAATAACTTTACAAATAATGGAAGTGTTTTAGTTCAGTCGGAAGGAAATCTTGTACAGATTAATAACACGCCGTCACCTGCCAATTCTGGAAATATTATTTCGGAACGCGAGTTTAAAATTGGTGCAGATCGGGTGCAGTACAATTACCTCGGTACTCCCGTAGCGTTTGAAAGCGGTCAGTCCTTTAAAACGGTCTTTCCGGGAACCACAAACGGGACGGTACTGTATCACAACCAAACGACGAATACGTTTTCCACCTCGTCGGGTGCTAATGTTCCGGGTCGAGGTTCTGCGGTGAAAGAGCCCCCCGTAACAACTGTTTTAACCGACGGAAAAACGACAGCACAGTTTAAAGGGACCCCGCAAAACGGTGAGATCACATTGGCAGTGGCGAATAAAAATATTGACGTGACGACTTTTGGTTATAATCTGATGGGAAATCCGTATGCGTCTAATATTGATCTGCGGAAGTTATATGACATTAACGGTGGAAAGACCGACGGCGTGCAGGTTGAGTCACCTAACATCAGTCCGACATTCTATTTCTGGGATAACAATAAAAATACAATCTTCCAGCAGCAGGGCAGCAGTTATGGCGGACAATCCTACGCGATTTTCAATGTACTTACGGGTCCGGAGGGAACCGGAACGGCCGCAGGTTCGCTCAACAATGGAACAGTGGTTGGAGCTAAAAGACCGACCAAAATAGTAAAGGTTGGACAGGGTTTTATGACACGGTCGTTGCAAACTGCTTACAACTTCAAATTTGATAACAGTATAAGAACTGCGGAAGGTTCAGCAGTAGATTTTCTCGGCAAAACTGCAACGTCAATTCCTACAGACCGTTACTGGCTACAGATGACAGCCCCTTCAGGTATTACTTCAACAATAGCCATCGTGCATTATGGGGGGGGTAACGATGCTTTTGGTGCCGAAGACTCGCGCACGATGGGTGGATCCGATGCGCTCTTCAGTATGGTAGGCACAGAGAAATCTGCGATAAACGGACGTACTTCCTTCGGGGATACTGATAAAATCCCATTAGGCTCGTCGCATTTTGTAAGCGGGAACTACCGGATAAAAATCGACACCACCGAGGGCATCTTCGCCAACGGACAAAATATCTATCTTAAAGACAAGCAAACAGGAATAGTAACGAACCTCAGCGAGGGCGATTACACCTTCGCAGCAAACGCGGGTGAAAGTACAGGACGGTTTGAAATTATTTACAAACCCGAAGCCGTATTGGCAACCGACAGTGCTGTGAAGGAAGAGCTTCAGGTGTACCGGGACGGGACCAACTTTGTGGTGAAAGCGCAACGTACTAATATTGACGATGTAGAAGTATATGATCTAAGCGGCAGGCTTTTACAAAAGCTAAAGCCGAAAAGCACCACAGCGGTGATAGATTCCGGTCTTATGGTGAATGGTGTGTATGTGCTGAAAATTAATCATAATGACAAGATCACCGTTAAAAAGGTCATTAAGTAG